One window of Micropterus dolomieu isolate WLL.071019.BEF.003 ecotype Adirondacks linkage group LG13, ASM2129224v1, whole genome shotgun sequence genomic DNA carries:
- the ptges gene encoding prostaglandin E synthase: protein MAYMIRNDVFSCFAFYAVLLVIKMYILAIITGQVRLRKKAFANPEDALRHGGLQFHREDPYVERCRRAHINDMENILPFLFLGAIYSMIGPSLPVARLHFLVFFMARILHSIAYLFALQAPTRSLAYTIAQIPCVSMAVQTLMAVTAYA, encoded by the exons ATGGCCTACATGATAAGAAATGacgttttctcctgttttgcTTTCTACGCGGTGCTTCTTGtgataaaaatgtacattttagcTATAATAACGGGACAAGTAAGGCTGCGTAAAAAG GCTTTTGCCAACCCTGAGGACGCGCTGAGACACGGAGGTTTACAGTTTCATAGAGAGGATCCATATGTCGAAAGATGCCGGAG AGCTCATATTAACGACATGGAGAACATCCTGCCCTTCCTCTTCCTGGGAGCTATCTATTCCATGATTGGACCTTCACTGCCTGTGGCCCGGCTTCACTTCCTGGTCTTCTTCATGGCTCGCATTCTGCACAGCATTGCCTACCTGTTTGCCCTGCAAGCACCAACACGCTCACTGGCCTACACCATCGCACAGATACCTTGTGTCTCTATGGCTGTGCAGACCCTAATGGCAGTCACAGCTTATGCCTAA